The following proteins are encoded in a genomic region of Streptococcus constellatus subsp. constellatus:
- a CDS encoding DNA repair protein: protein MRTRSVRKKEERNSLKKLSRLEILELFLKQSEELAQVKEELKIAKEELAERRIAISESGSIAEAALKLSGIFEVAQKAANEYLDNVKTQKSTDTHGSTVLQEAAEEYVEGTVLKNQ from the coding sequence TTGAGAACACGATCAGTGAGAAAAAAAGAAGAAAGAAATAGTTTAAAGAAGCTATCACGTTTGGAAATTCTTGAATTATTTCTTAAACAAAGTGAAGAACTGGCACAAGTCAAGGAAGAGCTAAAAATTGCTAAGGAAGAATTAGCAGAACGTAGAATAGCCATATCAGAGTCTGGGTCAATTGCTGAAGCTGCGTTAAAGCTTTCAGGTATATTTGAGGTTGCTCAGAAGGCAGCAAATGAGTATCTTGACAATGTGAAAACACAGAAGTCGACAGATACCCATGGCAGTACGGTGTTACAAGAAGCAGCAGAAGAATATGTTGAAGGTACAGTGCTCAAAAATCAATAG